In the Desulfitobacterium hafniense DCB-2 genome, TAGACCCTCATTAAACCGTCTCCGGTGCTGTCCTGAAGCCTGAAGACGGTACAGCTTTCACTCTTGTCTATGGGTGACACATTTTTCCCCAGATCAGCGGCTTCTTCTAAAGTCATCCTGTTCACACCACCCTTTCCCTTCTTTCTCCAGGCTCCTTTACCGCCTCAAGAAAATAGGAGAGCATCCTTCCCCTGCCACAAGCATCCAAAGGTCTGTTATCAATGATTTTCCCTTCTTGCATATGCAGGATATGGGTGCAGCAGGACAGGATAAATTCCGGATCATGAGTAACAACCAAGACGCTTTTCCCTATCCCGGCTAATTGAGACAGACTCCGGGCTACTCCCTGCATATGCAGCAGATCCAGTCCACTGGTGGGTTCATCAAAAAGTATCAATTCCCGCCGGGAGGCTATCGCCGAAGCAATGGCAACTCTCTGTTTTTGGCCTCCGGATAGGGACATGGGATGGCGCTCTTTGAACTGCAACAGATCGAGGCCTTTAAGGATTTCCTCCCCCTGCTTCACATCCGGATGCCCCATGGAAATCAGCACCTCATCCAGCACGCTCTCTGTAAATAATTGATGGTTTACATCCTGCATGACCATATAAGAACGCTTTAATCGTTCCTTCCTTCCCAGACTCTCCCCCTGCATCCCCATCCTGCCGCGGCACTTCTTTTCCAGACCGCATAGACACCGTGCCAGAGTGGATTTTCCCGCTCCGTTGTGGCCGGTAACTGCAACCACCGCCCCTTGGGGGAACGATGTTTCCCTGATGTCCAGGCTCCGGCCTCCCCGGGGATAGGCGAAGGAAAAGCCGGACAAGGCAATGGCCCCCTCAGTCCTTGGTAAATGTACCGGGGCGCCCTCCAGTAAACCCTCCAAGGATAAAGAACGCAGCCCCATGGCATCCAGTTCCCCCCTTGGCAAAGCGCGGAATTCCTGACCTGAATATTCCTGCTGAATCCGTCCTTTCTTCATATAGATCACCCGATCCACCAATTCACGGAGATAGTACAACCGATGTTCAGCAATGATCACGGTTTTGCCCTGAGCCTTCAGCTTGGTCAAAAGAGCTCGTAATTCTTCGATAGCCAAAGCATCCAGATTGGAAGAGGGCTCATCTAAGACATAAACCTGAGGCCCCAGCGCCGCCACAGCGCCACAGGCAATTTTCTGCTTTTCTCCTCCTGATAAGGCAAAGATATTGCGATCCAGCAAAGGCTCTAATCCTAATTCAAGGGCAATCCTCTCCACCCGGGCGCAAATCTCCTTTAGGGGCAGACCCATATTTTCACAACCAAAGGCCAATTCACCGGTGGTGTCCATATTAAAAAACTGGCTGCGGGGATTCTGAAACACCGAACCTACTTTCCCCGCCGTCTCATAGAGAGGGGCCTTAGCAACATCCAGGCCCCCGACCCATACCTGTCCCTTAAGGACCCCTCCATAAAAGTTGGGAATTAAACCGTTGAGCAGACGTGTTAAAGTGGTTTTCCCGCAGCCGGAGCCGCCGCACAGCAGGAGAAATTCGCCCTCTTCAACTTTCAGCTCAATATCCTCAAGCCCGCTGTCTCTCTCACCGTTTCCATAAGCAAAAGATACTTGTTTAAGCTCAATCATTTCTTCCTCACCTCTACATTACCAGCCAAATTGCCAGGGCTCCCCAAGTAATCACCATGATAAGCCAGTCCATAAGGCCAAAGCCAATGGAGCAGATATTGGTTCGCTTAACAGGTCTGCCCAAGCCTCTGGTCAAAGCCGCCGCGGAAAGCTCTTCCCCGATCTTTACCGTGCACATCATCATGGGTATCAGCCGGTATTCCAGCATAGCTCCCGGACGTTGTCCTCCCAATCTGATCCCGCGCATCCGCATCGCGTCATTGATGGCCGCATTTTCTTCAACCACCGTGGGGATAAAGCGAAGCATCACTGCAAAAGGAATAATGATTTTTTGGGGCAGGCCCAGACCTTCCATCGCCCCGATAAGTTCCGCAATTTTCGTGGTAGTAACCACATAATAGCCCATCACCAAGCCAGGCAGATAACGGGTAATGACACCGGTGAAGATGACTATCATCAGATTCCACATGCCCTGACTACGGCTGATTAGCATGATCTCAGCGGAAAAAGCCCCCAGTATAAGGAGCCCGTAAAGCAGCGCCGGATGATGCCGTCCCTCCACCAGCAACAAGAAAAACGGCAGCAGAGCTAAAGCAGGCCGAAGCACCGCCGAGGGACCACTGAATCCTCCGGTGACCAAAACAATATTAACGACCAGAAGCATCATAAACTTAGTTCGGGGATCCAGCCAAAACCGGGTCTTTGTGCCCTTACCTAAAATTACTCCATTCATTCAGGCAATTCCCGCCCTCTCAAAATGCTTTTTCAAAGCAGCTCTTCCCAGATAGGCACCGGCTAAAGCTCCCAAAGCGATAATCAAAACAAAGAACCCAAAAAACCAGGTAGGAGTAATGGCCATCAAGCTATCTGCATAAGCATCTCCATAACCGTCCCGAATAGTGGCGAAGTAAGATTCCCGCATAAAGAACAAAGGGAACATCAAACCCATCAGCCATTCGCTAAAAACCACATACCCCATGCGGATGGAAGTCCAGTTTCTGTATCTGCCGCCCTTTAAGATAAAATCTCCCAGCAAAGCACAAATAATGCCAAGCGGGATACAAGGCCAGGGATGGCCGAGGATAAACATAAGCAGCCCAAGGATGGTTCCCATGATAGTGACCATGCCGAA is a window encoding:
- a CDS encoding ABC transporter ATP-binding protein, giving the protein MIELKQVSFAYGNGERDSGLEDIELKVEEGEFLLLCGGSGCGKTTLTRLLNGLIPNFYGGVLKGQVWVGGLDVAKAPLYETAGKVGSVFQNPRSQFFNMDTTGELAFGCENMGLPLKEICARVERIALELGLEPLLDRNIFALSGGEKQKIACGAVAALGPQVYVLDEPSSNLDALAIEELRALLTKLKAQGKTVIIAEHRLYYLRELVDRVIYMKKGRIQQEYSGQEFRALPRGELDAMGLRSLSLEGLLEGAPVHLPRTEGAIALSGFSFAYPRGGRSLDIRETSFPQGAVVAVTGHNGAGKSTLARCLCGLEKKCRGRMGMQGESLGRKERLKRSYMVMQDVNHQLFTESVLDEVLISMGHPDVKQGEEILKGLDLLQFKERHPMSLSGGQKQRVAIASAIASRRELILFDEPTSGLDLLHMQGVARSLSQLAGIGKSVLVVTHDPEFILSCCTHILHMQEGKIIDNRPLDACGRGRMLSYFLEAVKEPGERRERVV
- a CDS encoding energy-coupling factor transporter transmembrane component T; translation: MNGVILGKGTKTRFWLDPRTKFMMLLVVNIVLVTGGFSGPSAVLRPALALLPFFLLLVEGRHHPALLYGLLILGAFSAEIMLISRSQGMWNLMIVIFTGVITRYLPGLVMGYYVVTTTKIAELIGAMEGLGLPQKIIIPFAVMLRFIPTVVEENAAINDAMRMRGIRLGGQRPGAMLEYRLIPMMMCTVKIGEELSAAALTRGLGRPVKRTNICSIGFGLMDWLIMVITWGALAIWLVM
- a CDS encoding MptD family putative ECF transporter S component, coding for MDNTLQTKDLINVGLFTAIYFVVFFVVAMVGYIPVMLLVIPFLCPLAAGIPFMLFLTRVQKFGMVTIMGTILGLLMFILGHPWPCIPLGIICALLGDFILKGGRYRNWTSIRMGYVVFSEWLMGLMFPLFFMRESYFATIRDGYGDAYADSLMAITPTWFFGFFVLIIALGALAGAYLGRAALKKHFERAGIA